The Canis aureus isolate CA01 chromosome 9, VMU_Caureus_v.1.0, whole genome shotgun sequence genome has a segment encoding these proteins:
- the LOC144321192 gene encoding creatine kinase B-type-like, which translates to MWNPHLGYILTCPSNLGTGLRAGVHIKLPHLGKHEKFPEVLKRLRLQKRGTGGVDTAAVGGVFDVSNADRLGFSEVELVQMVVDGVKLLIEMEQRLEQGQAIDDLVPAQK; encoded by the exons ATGTGGAACCCTCACCTGGGCTACATCCTCACCTGCCCATCCAACCTGGGCACAGGCCTGCGGGCAGGTGTGCACATCAAGCTGCCCCACCTGGGCAAGCATGAGAAGTTCCCGGAGGTGCTCAAGCGGCTGCGGCTTCAGAAACGAGGCACAG GTGGTGTGGACACAGCTGCGGTGGGTGGCGTCTTTGATGTCTCCAACGCAGACCGCCTGGGCTTCTCAGAGGTGGAGCTGGTACAGATGGTGGTGGATGGCGTGAAGCTGCTCATCGAGATGGAGCAGCGGCTGGAGCAGGGCCAGGCCATCGATGACCTCGTGCCTGCCCAGAAGTGA
- the LBHD2 gene encoding LBH domain-containing protein 2 has product MGPGSGWYRLEQSEASRRRVDSNICPTADTLFLPVFMHPNSGNSMTTPQPAMPEISPAEEAGGPAGKAAVGAREKGPRLGQRLPSIVVESSEVGSVESGELRWPPEGALRGPAQSQAAASSPSGPGVPGKAPDDAGSQHASSKAQARQTPQ; this is encoded by the exons ATGGGCCCAGGGTCGGGTTGGTACAGGCTGGAGCAGTCTGAAGCTTCCAGAAGGAGAGTGGACTCTAACATCTGTCCCACGGCAGACACCTTGTTTCTCCCCGTCTTCATGCACCCCAACAGCGGCAACAGCATGACTACCCCCCAGCCTGCCATGCCAGAGATAAGCCCAGctgaggaggctggaggcccAGCAGGAAAG GCTGCGGTAGGTGCCCGGGAGAAGGGCCCTCGGCTGGGCCAGCGGCTGCCCTCCATTGTGGTGGAGTCCAGCGAGGTGGGCTCTGTGGAGAGTGGGGAGCTGCGTTGGCCCCCTGAGGGCGCCCTGAGGGGGCCAGCCCAGAGCCAGGCTGCTG CCTCCTCACCGAGTGGGCCGGGGGTACCAGGGAAGGCTCCGGACGATGCTGGCAGTCAGCATGCCAGCAGCAAGGCGCAGGCCCGCCAGACCCCCCAGTGA